From the Lathyrus oleraceus cultivar Zhongwan6 chromosome 4, CAAS_Psat_ZW6_1.0, whole genome shotgun sequence genome, one window contains:
- the LOC127137665 gene encoding sugar transporter ERD6-like 6 encodes MKSRLRGGTTTSDFFLVASSYQCEIKVLATILTLWLADKSGRRLLLIVSSSAMALSLLVVSISFYLKEYISPDSDLYATLSLVSVGGVVVMVIAFSLGLGAMPWIIMSEILPINIKGLAGSFATLANWFFFWLITLTANLLLDWSPGGTFTIYTAVCVFTAGFVAIWVPETKGKTLEEIQQWFDI; translated from the exons ATGAAGTCGAGGCTTCGAGGTGGAACAACAACATCTGATTTCTTTTTAGTGGCCAGCTCATATCAGTGTGAGATTAAG GTTCTTGCTACGATTTTAACTTTGTGGTTAGCAGACAAATCTGGTCGCCGGCTTTTACTTATT GTTTCTTCATCTGCAATGGCTTTGAGTCTTTTGGTTGTTTCAATATCATTCTACTTGAAg GAATATATATCACCAGATTCTGATTTATATGCGACATTGAGCCTCGTATCGGTGGGTGGAGTTGTG GTCATGGTTATTGCATTCTCTCTGGGATTAGGAGCAATGCCATGGATTATAATGTCTGAG ATTCTTCCGATTAACATCAAAGGCCTAGCTGGAAGTTTTGCAACACTTGCCAATTGGTTCTTTTTCTGGTTGATTACATTAACAGCAAATTTGCTCTTGGATTGGAGTCCGGGAG GAACCTTCACAATATATACTGCAGTGTGTGTTTTCACAGCAGGATTTGTTGCCATTTGGGTCCCCGAGACAAAGGGaaaaactcttgaagaaatacaaca ATGGTTTGATATTTAG